A region from the Vibrio navarrensis genome encodes:
- the imuA gene encoding translesion DNA synthesis-associated protein ImuA: MQDIIQTLKNQHLIWQADQTSTEQSGIVISSGYTELDHLLGGGFPSHGVVEIESQLAIGELRLLTSLLQQRFQEGMVVLLQPPAQVNAAFFAYLGYPLAETLVLLPDSAKKALWAAEQCLKSGACRCVLLWQNELEIHQVKRLQVASEQGASLLFVFRLPQPMRLSLPVSLSLTLQPRPFGLCVQVKKRKGGWSRGTTEIDFRPLFTSLTLPSATLPDSVLSFPVVREG, from the coding sequence ATGCAAGATATCATTCAAACTTTAAAAAATCAGCACTTAATCTGGCAAGCCGATCAAACCTCGACTGAGCAGAGTGGCATTGTCATAAGCTCAGGCTATACCGAGCTAGATCATCTACTTGGTGGCGGTTTTCCTTCTCACGGCGTGGTGGAGATAGAGTCTCAACTGGCGATTGGCGAGCTGCGTTTGCTGACATCCTTGTTGCAACAACGCTTCCAAGAAGGCATGGTCGTTTTGCTGCAACCACCAGCTCAGGTTAATGCCGCCTTTTTCGCTTACTTAGGCTATCCGTTAGCAGAAACGCTCGTTCTCCTGCCTGACTCGGCCAAAAAAGCATTGTGGGCGGCAGAACAATGTTTAAAAAGTGGCGCTTGTCGCTGCGTTTTGCTGTGGCAAAACGAGCTTGAAATCCATCAGGTGAAACGGCTCCAAGTTGCCAGTGAACAAGGCGCCAGTCTACTTTTCGTTTTTCGTTTACCGCAACCCATGCGTCTTTCATTACCTGTATCACTCAGCCTCACTCTACAGCCAAGACCATTTGGCCTCTGTGTGCAGGTGAAAAAGCGCAAAGGCGGTTGGTCACGAGGTACCACTGAGATCGACTTTCGGCCACTCTTTACATCGTTAACCTTACCGAGCGCGACGTTACCCGATAGCGTGCTTTCTTTTCCTGTGGTTCGAGAGGGCTAG
- a CDS encoding Y-family DNA polymerase, whose protein sequence is MNLWLYLHFPALQLDSLAEAEKDVAIAIVNKHSHQVMQSNAAAKAAGVQPNMGLASAAALCAHLQVVPYDADIENNRLKEIAQWLYLVTADLVLMPPQGLLIRASHMLQLYSGLAGYWQVLSAHLKPLSLRFHYACAYSPLAAMLLAKAGNDLLSDDRDAIALRLGQHDLQCTELSVETVEKLRRVGINTLADLLALPLAEVARRFDIDLVNYLGRLTGQFKHPVDFYHPPAHFRQELELLYEIENVQWLEKPLSKLLKQLENHLRLQDQVAYELALTLQQREGQRKRVIFTSAQGDYLWHKWQTLACLTLESLTLDAPVTRLTLEVQRLGEHGLNKAELFSKSTGVLSAAELCSLLQAKLGNEAVVQPSLKQDPRPEKATDYRPVLQSSPHRLPDCHALRPSFLLTTPKVLRQQVDLIHGPERVVSGWWDGDDVMRDYFIARTHDGQWLWIFRDPQQRWFVHGLFC, encoded by the coding sequence ATGAATCTATGGCTCTATCTCCATTTTCCCGCTTTGCAATTAGACAGTCTTGCCGAAGCAGAGAAGGACGTTGCAATTGCCATCGTCAATAAGCACTCTCACCAGGTCATGCAAAGCAATGCGGCCGCCAAAGCAGCCGGAGTTCAGCCTAATATGGGCCTTGCAAGCGCTGCTGCACTTTGTGCCCATTTGCAGGTCGTGCCTTATGATGCAGACATTGAGAACAATAGGCTCAAAGAGATCGCCCAATGGCTCTATCTGGTGACCGCCGATCTGGTGCTGATGCCTCCGCAAGGACTGTTGATCCGCGCTAGCCATATGTTGCAGTTGTACTCTGGCCTCGCAGGTTACTGGCAAGTTTTATCGGCTCATTTAAAACCGCTTTCACTGCGCTTCCATTATGCTTGTGCTTACTCTCCCCTTGCCGCCATGCTGCTTGCCAAAGCAGGCAATGATTTGCTAAGTGATGATCGTGACGCTATTGCCCTGCGCTTAGGGCAGCACGATTTGCAATGCACTGAACTGTCCGTTGAAACGGTCGAGAAACTGCGCCGCGTCGGGATTAACACCTTAGCGGATTTATTGGCTTTGCCTCTTGCAGAGGTTGCACGGCGTTTTGATATCGATCTGGTCAACTATCTCGGTAGGCTGACCGGGCAATTTAAACATCCCGTCGATTTTTATCACCCGCCCGCCCATTTTCGCCAAGAACTTGAGCTACTGTATGAGATTGAAAATGTGCAGTGGTTAGAAAAGCCATTGAGTAAGTTATTAAAGCAGCTTGAAAACCACCTCCGATTACAAGATCAGGTTGCCTATGAATTAGCACTGACATTGCAACAACGCGAAGGACAGCGCAAGCGTGTTATTTTTACTTCAGCACAAGGAGATTACCTCTGGCACAAGTGGCAAACGCTTGCTTGCCTAACACTGGAATCTTTAACCTTAGACGCCCCCGTAACGCGTTTAACGCTTGAAGTGCAAAGGCTAGGTGAGCATGGGCTCAATAAAGCGGAGCTGTTTTCAAAATCGACTGGCGTTCTATCCGCTGCTGAGCTTTGTTCGCTGTTGCAGGCTAAACTGGGTAACGAGGCCGTTGTACAACCTTCCCTTAAGCAAGATCCACGGCCAGAAAAAGCCACCGACTATCGGCCCGTTTTGCAGTCGTCCCCACATCGCCTTCCTGATTGCCATGCATTGCGACCTAGCTTTCTTCTAACTACTCCTAAGGTTTTGCGCCAACAAGTCGATTTAATTCACGGGCCAGAAAGAGTGGTCAGCGGTTGGTGGGATGGAGATGATGTAATGCGCGACTACTTCATCGCCCGAACTCATGATGGTCAGTGGCTATGGATCTTTCGCGATCCACAGCAACGCTGGTTTGTTCACGGACTTTTCTGTTGA